The Sinobacterium caligoides DNA window AGCATCGTCTCGAGGTGCTAAAAAACACTCGGATCAGCGTGCTATACACCCAAGCTGAAGAACTGCCAAGCTTCAGCGACACCATGTGCACGCTCACCGTCGACGGCCTATTTGTGCAGCTAATGCGCTATATTAACGAGGCCAAGATCGATAACAACGATGAGATCCCCGCACACTATTTGGCGGTAGTGAAAGACCAGCTAAGCCAGCAGACAGTCAAGGATGATGGCTGCAAAGCGACCGGTGAGGTCGACAGACGCCTGCTGCCGGTTATTCAGCGCCTCACCTTAGAGCCCGACATCAAGCTGTCACTCGAGGATTTTGCCGAGAGCTGTGGTGCCTCGGCAAGGACGCTGAATCGATTATTTCAAAAATGCTTCGGCCAGCCCTTCCGCAACCTACGACAGCAGATCGTGATGGAGAAGGCACAACAACTCAACCGACAGGGTATCGCGCATACCGAGATTGCCCTCGATCTTGGTTACAACAGCCTCTCTGCCTTCTCCACCGCCTTCAATAAGTTCCTGCGCGGGCAGAGCGCTCACTAGCTCACCCTCGAGCAGTTGGCGCGAAGGCGCAATCAGCTGTCGCCTCGACCAAAGCTGCAAAGAGTTAATCCAAGTAAAATAACGGCATGTTCAACAAGGGAGGGTTTATCATGCCTTTATTTCAACTCGTGGCAATCAGCCTATTGATGGCAAGCAGCTATTTCTTCGCCTCAGACATGTACGCCCCCAGCCTGCCACACATGGCCAGCGCACTACATGTTTCCGGCGGCACCGTGCAGCAAACCGTCAGCATCTTCTTCATCTTTGTCGCCATCAGCCAGCTGTGCTGTGGCCCATTGTCAGAGCGCTACGGCCGTCGCCCCATCGCTATCTTTGGCAGCCTACTGTTCGCCCTGGGCTCGCTAATCTGCACCAGCAGCCAAGATATTAACGTGCTTATTCTGGGACGTTTGGTGCAAGGTGTCGGCGTCGGCGCGCTCTATCTACTGTGCCGCACACTGCTGCAAGATTCGCTGACGAAGGAGCAGCTCATCGGCATCATGTCGTGGTTTGGCATTCTCTTTTTAACCCTACCCGGCCTAACACCAACGATTGGTGGTGTACTACAGAGTCATTTCGGCTGGCAGGCAAACTTCTGGTTTATGCTCGGCTTGGCGACGACAATCTTCCTGGTGGTCTTGCTGTTTCTACGCGAAACAAATCAGCAGAAAAATGTGCACGCCGTCAAGCTGAAGAACATTGCACAAGACTATTGGATGATCGCTTCCAACGGTGCCTTCTTGCGCTACCTGTTGCTGATGATCGTCTCAAACGGCGGCATTATCGTCTTCTATCTGATGGGCGCCTTTATCGCCCAGCAAGATTACGCCATTGCCGCGCACAGCTTTGGTTTCACCTCGCTGGTGCTGATCGGCAGCACCATCAGTGCACGGTTGGTGTTTAACAACCTGCTAAAGCAGCGCTTCAGCGAAAGACAGCTGTTACTGGCGGCAAGCATCATCATGGCCATCGGTAGCCTCGGCTTGGTCGGTAACCTGGGCATCGGCAGCTTTGCCCTGATGCTAACCAGTGTCGCCGTCTATTGCTTCGGTGCCGGTCTCACCACCAGCATGGCCGCCGTCAGTGCGCTCTACCTGTTTCCTCAACACAAGGGACAGACCGGTGCAATCTACGGTTCGCTACAGATGGGCGGGATGTTTTTACTCACGCTGCTGGTGAGTCATATCGCCAACACCGAGCTCGCCATGGCCTGCGTGTTCGTGATGATGGCGACACTAAGCCTCACCCTACAATGGCGTCGACGAGAAAAAGCAAAACTCGTTAACGGCAGCCGTTGGTAACCCGTCGCACGATGGTTGAGTGGAGATACCGCTCAACCATCATACGCCCCTGCACACGATCAGCCGACACGATGTTACTTCTGTAGCTGTTTCGCGCGATCGATTATTTGCTCGGCAGTCTTCCCCGCCAGCGCCTTCCTAACCTCTTCGTTCACCAAGAATTGCTCTGGGCTGCTGAGGCCATCGATGGCACCTGAGGATTCTAAGTTTCTCAGCACAACATCCATCGCCGCGAAAAACTCTTTCCCCTTATTCTCAGGCAGCTCATAGCGCATCTTCAACACAGAAGCCTTGTAGTTAGACAGCGATGAAAGATCAATTACTCTTGCCTCCCCGGGGGTCTTAGCCTGCTCGATTATCTGCAGGCCAGTCTTCCCCGCCAACTGCTCCTTTACCGTCTTATTACTGAGAAAGGAAACCTTATCCTCCCAGTCAAAGTCTTCCTCAGTAAGCGCAATTTTCCAAATCGCGCCCTCCAGGGATTGCTCAAATTCAAGCTTTTCATCTTCCGACAATCTCGCGCTGATATCGACAACGGACTGCTCGTAGCGACTCCACGAAGAGAGATCGATAACTGGCGCAGGAGCCTTCTGCTGCATCCCGCTATCGACTGATTCGCGGACGTTGCTAACCGTCACGTCATGTGCAGCACTGGCAACGCTATCACCAGCCACCCGACTATCAGCAGTGCTGCAGCCCGCCAACATCGCCACCAATAAAATGACTTTACTCAACGTTGAAATTTTCATTTACACACCCCGAGGAAATAACCAACGTATCGTTCTATATCAGAAAACTCTAGTTACCATGACCGTGTATCGCCCCCTCTTACAGACAGATCAAAGTTCTCCCGCCTGCAATCCCCCCTTACTCGCTATCTGCCAGAGCAAATTCCATTCATGTTATCGGCACGCCAGCACACGGTGCGCCTCTGGGAAGAAAACTTCAAATAAACTCAGTGACTGCTGTGGCCAACAAAAACGCGAATAGCGCCCGTACAACGGCCGACCGGCGGCCAACTCAGCGTACTGCTCCGGCAGTTGATCGACAGTATAAAACTGCAGTGGACTGCGCTGTATCGACGGCTCGACAAACAGCAGCTTTTCTCCCAGCGAGCCCCCACGCAGATGGCAGAAGCGATCGATCGTCTGCCGCTGCTGCGAGCGCAGGCGGGAGTAAGCCCAGATCAGCACTCGATCGTCACTCAGCAACAAGCTCTCACGAAAATAACGCTGGCCTGGCCGCTGCCCCTCAGCCAGCGGACGAATAATGATGTCGTCACAGCGCGCCCTTAACAACTGCGTCAGCGAGCCCGCTTGCTGCATGGTCACGGGGGCGACATCCCCCACTCGCTGCAGTTGCATCAGTATTGCTCCAACGGCTGCGCGGTAATCATCGTCGCCTTACCGAAACCCTGCAGCCACAACACCGCGGCGACAACGACGGCCAGCAATGCCAAGCCCATGAACAACCAGCCCGTAGGCAAGCTAGACTGTAGCTTCAGCACCACCGCACTCAGCGCCTGCCCCAGGAAGTAAGCCATCACGAAGCCGCTGACCATACGCGCACGCTGTGCCGCGCTACAGGAGGAGATCACCAGATGGCTGAGCGTCGGCAATAACAGCCCGAAGGCGACGCCGGCAAAGGCAATCGTCACATAGACGCCCCACAACAAAGAAGTTAGAAACAAGAACAGCAGTGCAATAGCAAAGCAGGTAAAGCACACCACCATCAAACAACGATCACCAAACTTCGCCAAACCATGTCGAAAGAGGTAGGCCACCAGCGCCGATAACACGCTCATCACCCCCATTAACATGCCAGTGTGCGCGCTATCAAAGGCCAACCGAGCATGCAGCGTAAACGGCAGCTCAATGAGAATAATGTAATAGAGCAACATGCCCAACAGCGACAGAAAATAAAACGGCAGCATGCGCCTAATATCACGCAAGCGAAGACGCGACTGAGTCGTTAGCGACAGCTGACGAGGGTTGCTGATACCCTTGAACGACAACAGCAACACCAACAGTGCCAGCAGATAGATCGCAAATGGCAGGCGCCAGTGCTGCGCCGCCAACGCACCACCGATGGTGACGAAGATAATGCCCCCCAGGTTCACCGCCACGCCCTGCAGGGAGAGAAAGTGCGTGCGCGCACGCCCCTCGAAATAGTCACCAATTAAGTGATTAATCACCGTCATACAGAGGGCGATACCGACACCGAAGAGCAGACGGAAGGCCAGCAGCACGTTCAGAGAGTCGCACCACAGCCCGCTACTGCCCGCCAAGCCATAGATCAGCAAGCCCAACAGCAGCGTCGCCCTCTCCCCCAGCAACTGCATCAGCCGCCCGACAAACGGCGCACAGATAACCACCGCGAGTGCGGGCAGCGTCATCAATAGCGAGACGGCAAAGGGATCGTGAAAAACCCGATTCAACTCGGCCAACGATGGCCCGATGGCGGCGTTGGCCATCACCAACAGGCTGCTGCCCAACAGCAGACAGAGACGCGTTAAGCCGCTAACCTTAGCACTGCTCATGACCGCCTCCCCCTCTGTTCAGCAGTAACAACAGCCCGGCACGGGGTTATGGCAGCAATGTATTCATGCAGCAATGTATTCAACGGCAATGCGCTCAACGGCAACGTTCTCAACGGCAACGTTCTCAACGACAAGGTATTTTTCAATCTTTACTCTCCTGCTAAGCCTATAGCCGCTATTGTGCGAGCTTTGCCAGCTGCGCAGTAGTTGTAAAATCACAACGCTGCGTTGCAGCAAACGTATTCGAGCTGCGAATATAGGGCCGCTCAGTTGCCACAGCGCTGCCGCTGGCCGAGTGCCAGACAATGGCTTAACATAGTGTTCATCCTCCACAATAGAGCGCCGTTATGGATTGGAATCTCAACGACCTTCCACTGTTTGTCGCCGTCGCCGAGCAGCAGAGCATCTCTCAGGCTGCACTCCGGCTGAACATGCAGAAATCCAGCGTCAGCCGCGCCATGACACGGCTCGAAGACCGCCTGGGGCGCCGCTTGCTCGAGCGCAACAGTCGCCACCTTCGGCTCACTACTGACGGCCAGCAGCTCTACCAACAGTTACAGCCGCTACTGGCGAGTATCGACGCCGTTGGCGCAGAGCTGGGGCAGCAGGCGCTCAGCGGTGAGTTGCATCTTGCGGTGACACTGGCCTTCTCCCGCGAGGTGATGGCGCCCCGCCTAGCCGATTTCAGCGCACGCTACCCCGATATACGTCTGCGCCTCAGCGTGATGGCACAGACCCCTAAACTGTTTGAGGATAAACTCGATCTGGCAATCCAGCTGGGGCCACTGGCCCCCTCAGGCTTCTATGCCAAGCGCCTCGCCCATATACAGCTCTGCTGGATGTGTTCAACAGACTATTTAGCCGCTCACCCGCAACTGGCGCACGGCGACTGGCCAGAGCTGCAGCAACACGTGCAGTTTTATCACGACCAGCAAAACTACCCATCCAGCTTCCGCCTACAGACGGCTGAAGGTGAAGAGCGCCCCGTGACATTCCCACAGGCCAACCAGTTAGAAGACGTGTTGATGGTGCGCGACGCCGTCGCCATGGGGGCCGGCGTCGGGCTGCTCCCGGACATCTACTGCCAGCCGCTCGTGGCGACAGGGCAGCTTACCCAGATAGCGCCACAGCTCGTGGTCAGCCCCGATGTGGATATCTACGCCGTCTACGCCAGTAAGGCCGCACTGTCACCACGGCTGCGCGCCATGCTAACCTTCATGGAAGAGATTACCCAACAATACCTGCAGAAGTAGCTCGGCAGCACGCTACGACCACGGCGAGGGAAAAGAAAAAGAAAAAGCTATGACACTACTCACTAGGGCAGCGTTACGGGGGTTATTCACAGGTAGAGGCGGTCACGGCTCGTAAACCTAATGTACTGAGAATTAAAGCTATAACCAATGATAACGAGGCCAGTGCTAACGCCGAGCTCAAGCCGCTGACAAAGTGGTCGGATGAGACACCGCCAACAATTAGCCCCATGGTGGCCACTCCGAGTAGACCGCCGACTTGCCTTGAAGCGTTGAGCACCCCCGATGCAACACCGATATAGTCGGAGTCAACAGAATTAATCATCGCGTTGGTCATCGCGGGCACCATCAAACCGATGCCGATGCCCGCCGCTACGAACTGCAACAAAATATAGCTGAAGTTGCCACTACCCATGAAGGGAATAATGCACAGGTAACCACCGGTAGCAATAATTCCACCGATGAACAACACCGAGCGATAACCCAGATTAACAATCATTTTTGCCGACATTAAGTTGGCGATCATGATCGCCCCCGTCATCGGCAAGAACGCTAAGCCGGTCTCCAGCGCACTATAATTCCACGCATATTGAAAGAACAGACTAAAGAGAAATATCAAACCATAAAAAGAGAAGTTAACCAACACGCCGATCAAGGCTGAAGATGTAAAATGACTATTAGAAAACAACCCCAGTGGCAGCATCGGATCACTATGACGTTTCTCAACGATGATAAATAAAATCAAACTAACGATGCCGATGACAAGACCCGCGAGTACTTCCGGCGACAACCAGCCCGACTCATTCGCCTGAATAATAACAATGGTAAAACCACCAAGGGTTAATGCATTGAGCACTAGACCGGCCACATCGATCACGCGCTTTTTACTCGGAAGTGTATTTACGGTATAAAAGTAGGCTAGAGCAACACCGACGATAGCGATCGGCATATTAACGAAGAAAATAGCTCGCCAGTTAATCAGCGATATCAGTAAACCACCGAACACTGGTCCCAACGCTAACGCCATACCGCCGGCGGCGGCCCATAAGCTAATTGCTTTGGTTCTCTCATCCTTGTCGGTAAAAGTGTGATTGATAATAGCCAGCGATGTGGGCACCACCAACGCCGCGCCAATGCCTTGTAAGAAGCGAAAAACAACCAGAGTGGGCAGGTCGTTGGCCAGGCCACAGAACAGCGAGGCAACGGCGAACAAGATAAAGCCCAAAATGAAAATGCGCTTGGGGCCATAACGATCACTCAGCGCCCCTGAGGTCAGCAGAAAGGCGGCGAAAGTTAACGTATAACCATTAACGACCCACTCAAGGGTAGATAGCGTACCCTGAAAGTCACTGTGCAGTTTCTCTAGCGCAACATTCACCACACTCACATCCAGTATGACAATAATAAAAGCCAGGCAGGATGCCAACAGCGCTAAATTTTTCCTTAATTTCGATTGCATAGGAACTGCCTCCATGAAGCAACAGCTTCATATTTTTATCATGATCGACAACATCACGCTGTCATTAGCTAGCCAGCCTTCTGTTTCATATATGTCACCTCGGAGGCAGCTCAACAGCGTTTTTCCGTTCTTTGAGTAGTAAGACCACAAGTCGATCGAGCAGCTTTGTCGCGATAAAAGAATCGGGAACCACATGATTGCGAATAAAATAAAAGCATGTACTATCCTTGATAACAGATACTTTTTACCACCGTAATGGCCCTGGTATCGACTGCGGATCTAGGTCCTGGAAGGTACAACGTGAGTGACAACCAGTGTATTTCCCGTCGGCTCACTTTGCATCAGATAAAATGTGCTTTCAACATTTCTTAACCTCCCTATCAACTCCATGCCCTCTGCTACATTAGTACTTTACAGTTATTGCAATTGCACGTTATCTTCCTGTAACAATTGCTTACTTAACAAAGCATTTAAACTGTCAACGCCAAGCTTGATCATATCGTCGCCTCTCAGCATAACCCGCTGATAAAACCCGCCCAATCAGGCGCTTTCCTTCGACGAAATATTATTATTTTTTAACTATGCCGATCACTACAATGACAGCAACAAGAATAAAATCACTGAATTACTTCTACGACAGGGCTCACAACCATGTTAAAAAGCCAGTATATTTAGAATAAATATCGCAGGATAATTAAGGAAGAAAAGAAGAGACAGCGAACCTACCATCAGCGCAGGCTCACCGTCATTCAGTCAGCAGTGCAATCACTTACCGCCGGCAATATCGATAAACGAGCCGGTTACGTATGAGGCCTCATCAGACAACAGCCAGGCGATGGCCGATGCCACCTCTCGAGCAGTGCCGCCACGCTGCAGTGGGATCAACGGGGCTAAGCGCTCGACACGGCCGGCCTCCCCGCCATCCGCATGCATCTCGGTAGCAATAAAGCCCGGACGAACCGCGTTGACACGAATATTTCTTGCCGCCAGCTCCAGCGATAAGCCCTTGGTCAGCGAATCCATTGCCCCCTTAGAGGCCGCATAGTCGACGTACTCATTCGGCGAACCGGTGCGCGATGCCGCCGATGATACGTTGACAATAGCGCCACCGTCGTCCATGCGCCTGATAGCTTCTCTACTGCACAAGAAGCAGCTCGACACATTCGTCGTGAGTACCTTATTAAAGCGTTCGAGGGTGAGATCAGCGAGCGT harbors:
- a CDS encoding chorismate--pyruvate lyase family protein, with product MQLQRVGDVAPVTMQQAGSLTQLLRARCDDIIIRPLAEGQRPGQRYFRESLLLSDDRVLIWAYSRLRSQQRQTIDRFCHLRGGSLGEKLLFVEPSIQRSPLQFYTVDQLPEQYAELAAGRPLYGRYSRFCWPQQSLSLFEVFFPEAHRVLACR
- a CDS encoding LysR family transcriptional regulator; translated protein: MDWNLNDLPLFVAVAEQQSISQAALRLNMQKSSVSRAMTRLEDRLGRRLLERNSRHLRLTTDGQQLYQQLQPLLASIDAVGAELGQQALSGELHLAVTLAFSREVMAPRLADFSARYPDIRLRLSVMAQTPKLFEDKLDLAIQLGPLAPSGFYAKRLAHIQLCWMCSTDYLAAHPQLAHGDWPELQQHVQFYHDQQNYPSSFRLQTAEGEERPVTFPQANQLEDVLMVRDAVAMGAGVGLLPDIYCQPLVATGQLTQIAPQLVVSPDVDIYAVYASKAALSPRLRAMLTFMEEITQQYLQK
- a CDS encoding helix-turn-helix domain-containing protein, translated to MTRSPIERSGPSMPLIHHLRSYAKAFEKHFHQHDDKVQLAYIHSGCCIIATRSDSTLAVSGQLLWIPSGVEHRLEVLKNTRISVLYTQAEELPSFSDTMCTLTVDGLFVQLMRYINEAKIDNNDEIPAHYLAVVKDQLSQQTVKDDGCKATGEVDRRLLPVIQRLTLEPDIKLSLEDFAESCGASARTLNRLFQKCFGQPFRNLRQQIVMEKAQQLNRQGIAHTEIALDLGYNSLSAFSTAFNKFLRGQSAH
- a CDS encoding multidrug effflux MFS transporter → MPLFQLVAISLLMASSYFFASDMYAPSLPHMASALHVSGGTVQQTVSIFFIFVAISQLCCGPLSERYGRRPIAIFGSLLFALGSLICTSSQDINVLILGRLVQGVGVGALYLLCRTLLQDSLTKEQLIGIMSWFGILFLTLPGLTPTIGGVLQSHFGWQANFWFMLGLATTIFLVVLLFLRETNQQKNVHAVKLKNIAQDYWMIASNGAFLRYLLLMIVSNGGIIVFYLMGAFIAQQDYAIAAHSFGFTSLVLIGSTISARLVFNNLLKQRFSERQLLLAASIIMAIGSLGLVGNLGIGSFALMLTSVAVYCFGAGLTTSMAAVSALYLFPQHKGQTGAIYGSLQMGGMFLLTLLVSHIANTELAMACVFVMMATLSLTLQWRRREKAKLVNGSRW
- a CDS encoding MFS transporter, producing the protein MQSKLRKNLALLASCLAFIIVILDVSVVNVALEKLHSDFQGTLSTLEWVVNGYTLTFAAFLLTSGALSDRYGPKRIFILGFILFAVASLFCGLANDLPTLVVFRFLQGIGAALVVPTSLAIINHTFTDKDERTKAISLWAAAGGMALALGPVFGGLLISLINWRAIFFVNMPIAIVGVALAYFYTVNTLPSKKRVIDVAGLVLNALTLGGFTIVIIQANESGWLSPEVLAGLVIGIVSLILFIIVEKRHSDPMLPLGLFSNSHFTSSALIGVLVNFSFYGLIFLFSLFFQYAWNYSALETGLAFLPMTGAIMIANLMSAKMIVNLGYRSVLFIGGIIATGGYLCIIPFMGSGNFSYILLQFVAAGIGIGLMVPAMTNAMINSVDSDYIGVASGVLNASRQVGGLLGVATMGLIVGGVSSDHFVSGLSSALALASLSLVIALILSTLGLRAVTASTCE
- a CDS encoding MFS transporter, which gives rise to MSSAKVSGLTRLCLLLGSSLLVMANAAIGPSLAELNRVFHDPFAVSLLMTLPALAVVICAPFVGRLMQLLGERATLLLGLLIYGLAGSSGLWCDSLNVLLAFRLLFGVGIALCMTVINHLIGDYFEGRARTHFLSLQGVAVNLGGIIFVTIGGALAAQHWRLPFAIYLLALLVLLLSFKGISNPRQLSLTTQSRLRLRDIRRMLPFYFLSLLGMLLYYIILIELPFTLHARLAFDSAHTGMLMGVMSVLSALVAYLFRHGLAKFGDRCLMVVCFTCFAIALLFLFLTSLLWGVYVTIAFAGVAFGLLLPTLSHLVISSCSAAQRARMVSGFVMAYFLGQALSAVVLKLQSSLPTGWLFMGLALLAVVVAAVLWLQGFGKATMITAQPLEQY
- a CDS encoding glucose 1-dehydrogenase, giving the protein MNKVVIVTGGGRGIGAATSILLAEQGYAVCVNYRQRRQEAEAVVSAIQSKGGRACCFAADVTDEQQVVALFDHAEQQLGKITHLVNNAGILFTQSTLADLTLERFNKVLTTNVSSCFLCSREAIRRMDDGGAIVNVSSAASRTGSPNEYVDYAASKGAMDSLTKGLSLELAARNIRVNAVRPGFIATEMHADGGEAGRVERLAPLIPLQRGGTAREVASAIAWLLSDEASYVTGSFIDIAGGK